The Calothrix sp. PCC 7507 DNA segment TGCAAACTTTTGTGCTTCTTTCTCCGCATTCTCTTGAATTTTCTGGGGACTAAGTCCACAGCTAGTTAAGCTAATCAATAAGGTGAGTCCAATTGGTACAATCAGCAGAGTCTTTGGAGCTTTTTTGTAGTCAGGTGTTTTTTGCATGATTTTATTTATAAGTTAGAGCTTGATACTATTGAGGTAAGTCCTCATAATGTATTTATTTGTGAATAAAAATACATACTATGTAAATATTTTTACCATAACATGCCCTAAGTATTTTTGTCATCAACAAAATACTTGAATCAATACTCAGTAAGTATGACTTGTAGTCGAGATAACTAAAACATGGCTGTGGGAATAATCAAAGACGCATTCGTAACCTTAGCTTCTTTTAATTTCGCGTGCTTAGTGAATTTCTATACTGATTTACTAAAACAAAACCCCACAACCATCATCCCCAACATCTATGCTGAGTTTCAGATTTCCGGCTTACGATTAGGTATTTTTCAACCCAAGCCAACACACGCATCCGAATTTGAAACGATCGCCAAAAGTAAGATAAGTTTGTGTTTAGAGGT contains these protein-coding regions:
- a CDS encoding glyoxalase/bleomycin resistance protein/dioxygenase, whose amino-acid sequence is MAVGIIKDAFVTLASFNFACLVNFYTDLLKQNPTTIIPNIYAEFQISGLRLGIFQPKPTHASEFETIAKSKISLCLEVSNLEDAIAQLTTLGYPPPGKIAIASHGREIYAYDPDGNRLILHQNGAGSREQGE